From the Chthoniobacterales bacterium genome, one window contains:
- a CDS encoding secretin N-terminal domain-containing protein, with translation MPTAAPQTVAQAPASNPQKPAAPPNTAPAPAPNLAPQPPPPATVPVEKTVTLQYPNSDVADVLRLYETLTGKKLIMDNFVQGKVNIFLAKPVPKDEAIKIIEMNLLMNGYSLVPAGDEIVKVIGTGRSPRNAGVPIISDESDIPSGDHVVSYLFRLHYADPVELQQVLGQYLSPPQTYTSFLALPKSGAILITENSSVIRMLTHIIDQIDVPPAQVVSEFIKLERADATKVVEALKDVFDKGNTPATAPAANPAQPGVRPPGRANIPGVPPQVTIEGDLGGLAGLSEDSIVVGKIKIAADVRTNRIHVITRPVNMPFIRKLIAEFDANVEFGKPVTRPLRYISAADILPVLVQALTEPGANQGQGADASNPAAPQQQAQRNVPRNTSNSSSGFDSGFGSSGGGSQGFSEELSTQAVDTTPKAVTIGNSKIIADQRANSIIVLGNREVVVKIMKILDEMDIKAPQVALSTVIGELTLNSDQQFGVDYFQQKVGIPGPNHDGGVAGFSRGTLLNAPISEPGTLQNFTQLAEAAATGGTNVFLSTGFGLKMIVKMLDATGRFKVISRPMVFTSNNKKAIIASGTEVPVPVNSSFNVGQTFSSVQFKKVALQLEVVPLINSEKEVSLDILQKLDNLQGSTSIDGNPIPNIATRYIKTTVAAANGSCIVLGGLIQENKRKDKTGIPVLSRIPVIGGIFRNTRETKDRTELIILMQPEVALTKLDLHRLRQKHEDKMHFGPEIDQDCPDCPAPSEDKEIVLPGPDMPGMK, from the coding sequence CCGCTCCGGCGCCAAACCTGGCGCCCCAACCTCCGCCGCCAGCCACCGTCCCCGTGGAGAAGACGGTTACTCTTCAATATCCGAATAGCGATGTCGCCGACGTGCTTCGGCTGTACGAAACGCTCACTGGCAAAAAGCTCATCATGGACAACTTCGTCCAGGGCAAGGTCAACATCTTCCTGGCCAAACCGGTCCCCAAAGATGAGGCCATCAAGATCATCGAGATGAATTTGCTCATGAACGGCTATTCCCTCGTGCCGGCCGGGGATGAAATTGTGAAGGTAATCGGTACTGGACGCAGCCCGCGCAATGCCGGCGTCCCGATCATTTCCGACGAATCCGACATTCCGTCGGGCGACCACGTCGTGAGTTATCTTTTCCGGCTCCATTACGCCGATCCGGTCGAGCTCCAGCAGGTGCTCGGGCAGTATCTTTCGCCGCCGCAGACCTACACCTCATTTTTGGCCCTGCCAAAATCCGGCGCCATTCTCATCACGGAAAACTCGAGCGTGATCCGGATGCTCACTCACATCATCGACCAGATCGACGTCCCACCTGCCCAGGTCGTGAGTGAATTCATCAAACTCGAACGGGCCGATGCCACCAAAGTGGTTGAGGCGCTCAAAGATGTTTTCGACAAGGGGAACACGCCCGCAACCGCGCCCGCAGCAAACCCTGCCCAGCCAGGAGTACGGCCACCGGGACGGGCGAACATCCCCGGGGTGCCGCCCCAGGTGACCATTGAAGGGGATCTGGGCGGGCTCGCCGGGCTCTCGGAGGATTCAATCGTGGTCGGCAAGATCAAGATTGCGGCGGACGTGCGGACAAACCGAATTCATGTCATCACCCGGCCGGTCAACATGCCATTTATCCGAAAATTGATTGCGGAGTTCGATGCCAACGTTGAGTTCGGCAAACCGGTGACGCGGCCTCTGCGCTACATCAGCGCGGCCGACATCCTGCCGGTGCTGGTTCAAGCACTGACTGAGCCGGGCGCCAATCAGGGCCAGGGAGCGGATGCTTCCAACCCGGCGGCGCCGCAGCAGCAAGCCCAGCGCAATGTACCGCGGAACACCAGCAACAGCAGTAGCGGGTTCGACTCCGGCTTTGGCAGTAGCGGCGGAGGAAGCCAGGGTTTCTCGGAAGAACTTTCCACCCAGGCGGTCGATACCACGCCCAAGGCTGTCACGATTGGCAACTCCAAGATTATCGCCGACCAAAGGGCGAATTCCATCATCGTCCTCGGAAATCGCGAGGTTGTGGTCAAGATAATGAAAATTCTCGACGAGATGGACATCAAGGCGCCGCAGGTGGCCCTAAGCACGGTCATTGGCGAGCTGACCCTGAATTCCGATCAACAGTTTGGGGTCGATTATTTCCAGCAGAAAGTCGGCATTCCGGGGCCCAACCATGACGGTGGCGTCGCCGGCTTCTCTCGCGGCACTCTTCTGAATGCACCGATTTCCGAGCCGGGCACGCTGCAGAACTTTACCCAGCTGGCCGAAGCTGCGGCCACGGGCGGGACTAATGTTTTCCTTTCGACCGGCTTTGGTCTGAAAATGATCGTTAAAATGCTCGATGCGACCGGGCGTTTCAAGGTGATCTCACGCCCGATGGTTTTCACGAGCAACAACAAGAAGGCGATTATCGCTTCCGGGACCGAAGTTCCGGTGCCGGTAAATTCCTCGTTTAACGTTGGCCAGACTTTCTCCAGCGTTCAATTCAAGAAGGTTGCCCTCCAACTCGAAGTAGTGCCCTTGATCAACTCCGAGAAGGAAGTCTCGCTCGATATCCTTCAGAAACTGGACAACCTCCAGGGCTCTACCTCCATCGATGGAAACCCAATTCCGAACATCGCAACGCGTTATATCAAGACGACCGTGGCGGCGGCAAATGGCTCCTGCATTGTCCTTGGCGGGTTAATTCAAGAGAATAAGCGTAAAGACAAAACCGGCATTCCAGTGCTGAGCCGAATTCCAGTCATCGGGGGCATTTTTAGGAACACGAGGGAGACAAAAGATCGGACCGAGCTCATTATTCTCATGCAACCGGAAGTCGCCCTGACGAAACTCGATCTTCATCGGCTGCGGCAGAAACACGAAGACAAAATGCATTTTGGTCCGGAGATCGACCAGGATTGTCCGGATTGTCCGGCCCCCAGCGAGGATAAGGAGATCGTGCTCCCGGGACCCGATATGCCAGGGATGAAATAG